From the Paenibacillus sp. FSL H8-0548 genome, one window contains:
- a CDS encoding alpha-L-rhamnosidase C-terminal domain-containing protein yields the protein MNERQRMLPQWIWHKKRENERKIELVKKFVIESAAENIEFGIALTGAVEVELDGSSLGAIKESAANVCAFQRIVEFPRRLEAGEHILRLHIECKNAMPIAPISIHLQGRLVGCIAYLSSDNFELCTDDSWLAGEEQAVSVCLLGEEPYGDLEDGPEWFVEGGFRDIIASPLSRVGLISANGADIDIHNNNVRMSGKGKGRISIPEPLRNDLHIFYHVRKQTEWRAANMEIRKLKLAALPVCLLDLHKEYNMRFHLKNLSAVPLTIIWNGAESLPELEHYEGLITEVIHLEAGETRTALPQGLRYLRLYVLADDESAFELEWRGEEVGVPLNQVGTIQTDSVLLKNIFDISMHTNRVCHQIGLWDGIKRDRLNWTYDFYMAAKADYVLWDDLAVLRRSIVELGSGTPDGYWMNDIPAYTLWWLNNIWEYYLYTGDKEFVLSLEDEIIRHCRLVEKNIDPASQQLLNVSATLIEWVAMKPEESVLNMQALFRMTGDNLRKLKSFIPELTELTNWGHPRLEEGSFLSGEQLITKLLGIMSGYVSEQAGEDFLSSYQVQDPITPLSAYWLAECYSQFGLQDKAWEAVSLVWGKMLGEGATTCWESVTLKHDGDFHDALTTYTNYNSYRISLCHSWAGTPVHWIMSRVLGVVPLEPGYRKIAFRPQRLNDISICVGSIPTPFGAIEAGWDEERSSEYILRLPDGITV from the coding sequence ATGAACGAAAGACAGCGGATGCTCCCGCAATGGATATGGCATAAGAAACGTGAGAACGAAAGAAAGATCGAGCTGGTTAAAAAATTCGTGATTGAATCCGCTGCGGAGAATATCGAATTTGGAATCGCATTAACAGGTGCTGTTGAGGTGGAGCTGGATGGAAGCAGCCTTGGTGCAATAAAGGAAAGTGCGGCTAACGTATGCGCCTTTCAGCGAATTGTAGAGTTTCCACGAAGGCTGGAGGCTGGTGAGCATATATTACGCCTTCATATCGAATGTAAGAATGCTATGCCAATAGCTCCAATTAGCATTCACCTACAGGGGCGCTTAGTTGGTTGTATCGCCTATTTGAGCTCGGATAATTTCGAGCTGTGCACAGATGATTCCTGGCTGGCTGGCGAAGAGCAGGCAGTCAGTGTCTGCTTGCTTGGCGAGGAGCCATACGGCGATTTGGAGGACGGACCGGAATGGTTCGTAGAGGGTGGATTTAGAGATATAATAGCGTCGCCGTTAAGTCGCGTTGGCTTAATATCAGCCAACGGCGCAGACATTGATATACATAATAACAACGTTCGGATGAGCGGCAAGGGAAAGGGCAGAATATCCATTCCGGAACCGCTGCGCAATGATCTCCATATCTTCTACCATGTGCGAAAACAGACGGAATGGCGAGCTGCAAATATGGAAATTCGCAAGCTGAAGCTAGCGGCTTTGCCTGTTTGCTTGCTAGACCTGCACAAAGAATATAATATGCGCTTTCATCTCAAAAATCTATCAGCTGTACCACTGACCATCATTTGGAACGGAGCGGAGTCCCTTCCGGAGCTGGAGCATTACGAAGGATTAATTACGGAGGTCATCCATCTTGAGGCGGGAGAAACTCGAACAGCCCTTCCCCAAGGACTTCGTTATTTGCGTCTGTATGTGTTAGCGGATGATGAAAGCGCATTTGAATTGGAATGGCGCGGTGAAGAGGTTGGCGTACCTTTAAATCAGGTGGGAACCATTCAGACAGATTCAGTGCTGCTGAAAAATATATTTGATATTTCCATGCATACGAATCGGGTTTGCCATCAAATCGGATTATGGGACGGGATCAAGCGCGACAGGCTGAACTGGACCTATGATTTTTATATGGCGGCTAAAGCGGATTATGTATTGTGGGATGACCTCGCTGTGCTTCGTCGATCGATTGTTGAGCTAGGGAGCGGGACACCTGATGGTTATTGGATGAACGACATTCCCGCCTATACGTTGTGGTGGCTGAATAATATATGGGAGTACTACTTGTACACAGGGGATAAGGAATTTGTTTTATCACTAGAGGATGAAATAATAAGGCACTGTAGGCTAGTAGAGAAAAATATTGACCCGGCGTCTCAACAATTGCTCAATGTATCTGCTACGCTGATTGAATGGGTAGCGATGAAGCCAGAAGAAAGCGTGCTTAATATGCAGGCTCTATTCCGGATGACAGGAGACAATCTTCGTAAACTGAAAAGCTTCATTCCTGAGCTGACAGAGCTAACTAACTGGGGCCATCCGCGGCTTGAAGAGGGAAGCTTCCTATCAGGAGAGCAACTGATTACTAAATTGCTTGGGATCATGTCGGGATATGTCTCAGAGCAAGCGGGAGAGGATTTCCTGAGCTCCTATCAAGTTCAAGACCCGATCACGCCGCTTTCCGCATATTGGCTGGCTGAATGTTATTCGCAGTTTGGTCTTCAGGATAAGGCTTGGGAGGCAGTGTCTCTCGTATGGGGTAAAATGCTCGGGGAAGGCGCTACGACTTGCTGGGAGAGTGTAACTCTTAAGCATGATGGTGACTTTCATGATGCGCTGACGACCTATACGAATTATAACTCTTATCGAATAAGTCTTTGCCATAGCTGGGCGGGTACACCGGTACATTGGATCATGTCGCGAGTGCTTGGCGTTGTGCCGCTTGAGCCGGGCTACCGCAAAATTGCGTTTCGTCCGCAGCGTCTGAATGATATATCGATCTGTGTAGGAAGCATTCCAACACCATTTGGCGCCATTGAGGCTGGCTGGGACGAAGAGAGATCGAGCGAATATATTCTTCGGCTTCCTGATGGCATTACTGTTTAA
- a CDS encoding extracellular solute-binding protein → MVKRKGLAVFVSVIMLLSLLTACAKNNPSEGNNGNANVTKTDTPATQAPAATEEPASTLKGTINVSLSGASASVWNKVAEGYMGKNPNVTVKVDNKPAEGYKEWLTAQFAAGNPDVDIVNNNEVAGLMSDGKFVNYYPYFDKENPYAGKSWKDVLDLKAMGINLEGVSSEDVLYNLNFESVQIVWVYNKEIFAKVGITEAPKTFNELTAAFEKVKAAGYTPLALGGDSKSMWSGQAGWLVRIYADQYLRDYINVNRSQEQDYSYLPEVDDNFTYDLTDPYNDSNSNVTKNEMRNWKAIKDKEGPYKIAGNPQWKAYSENLKTLFSYVPDGFFGVKEDQAYKLFLTGKAATMVSTPGSYWQLPKDFADESATESSGGVKPFEYGFFNMPSMEGPEVMAPARTIQIPVGFYGIVNKSAEQNELNMDFMMYLTSPEGYGVYVEAIQNSTDSALSGSPAIKDIVLPTEMKAAFADFEPIGNTEGYNSAANTLARGLWDYQPSVQDWVGLVQRYFSGKVTTDQYLEQLQANIDKYLEAAMKNAKRELSDLENVERRPPER, encoded by the coding sequence ATGGTCAAAAGAAAAGGATTGGCAGTTTTTGTAAGCGTTATTATGCTGCTGTCTCTACTGACGGCATGTGCCAAGAACAACCCATCAGAGGGCAATAATGGAAATGCAAATGTGACTAAGACAGATACGCCAGCCACACAAGCGCCAGCAGCTACAGAAGAACCGGCTTCCACTCTGAAAGGTACAATTAATGTTTCATTGTCAGGTGCATCAGCTTCCGTTTGGAATAAGGTTGCTGAGGGCTATATGGGGAAAAATCCAAACGTTACCGTTAAAGTGGATAATAAGCCTGCCGAAGGCTACAAAGAGTGGCTGACAGCGCAGTTTGCAGCAGGTAATCCTGATGTTGATATTGTAAATAATAACGAAGTTGCTGGATTAATGAGTGACGGTAAGTTCGTCAACTACTATCCTTATTTTGATAAAGAAAATCCTTATGCAGGAAAGAGCTGGAAGGATGTTCTCGATCTTAAGGCGATGGGGATTAACTTAGAAGGCGTTAGCTCCGAGGATGTTTTGTACAATCTTAACTTTGAATCCGTACAGATTGTATGGGTATACAATAAAGAGATTTTCGCAAAGGTAGGCATTACAGAGGCTCCTAAAACATTTAATGAGTTGACTGCAGCTTTTGAGAAAGTGAAAGCAGCAGGATATACACCGCTGGCACTAGGTGGAGACTCCAAATCGATGTGGAGTGGTCAAGCTGGCTGGCTGGTTCGTATCTACGCGGACCAATACTTACGTGACTACATTAACGTAAACCGTTCTCAGGAACAGGACTATTCGTACTTACCGGAAGTGGACGATAACTTTACTTATGATTTGACTGATCCGTATAACGATTCGAACAGTAATGTTACGAAGAATGAAATGCGTAACTGGAAAGCGATTAAAGATAAAGAGGGCCCTTATAAAATTGCTGGAAATCCACAGTGGAAAGCTTATTCAGAAAATTTGAAGACACTCTTCAGCTATGTTCCGGACGGATTCTTCGGAGTGAAGGAAGATCAAGCTTATAAGCTGTTCCTAACCGGAAAGGCTGCAACGATGGTAAGTACGCCAGGCTCTTATTGGCAGCTGCCAAAGGATTTCGCGGATGAGTCCGCAACGGAATCGTCAGGCGGCGTGAAGCCGTTCGAGTATGGCTTCTTCAATATGCCTTCGATGGAAGGACCAGAGGTTATGGCTCCTGCCCGTACGATTCAAATTCCTGTTGGCTTCTACGGCATTGTGAATAAAAGTGCTGAACAAAATGAACTGAATATGGACTTTATGATGTATTTGACCAGCCCTGAAGGATACGGTGTATATGTAGAAGCTATTCAAAATAGTACAGACTCCGCACTCTCGGGTTCTCCAGCTATTAAAGATATCGTGCTTCCTACTGAAATGAAAGCAGCATTCGCTGACTTTGAGCCGATCGGAAACACGGAAGGCTATAATAGTGCAGCTAATACTCTGGCTCGTGGACTTTGGGATTATCAGCCATCGGTCCAAGATTGGGTAGGATTAGTACAGCGTTACTTTAGCGGGAAGGTAACTACGGACCAATATTTGGAGCAGCTGCAGGCCAATATTGATAAGTATTTAGAGGCTGCTATGAAAAATGCGAAACGGGAATTGTCCGATTTGGAAAATGTAGAGCGCAGACCACCGGAACGTTGA
- a CDS encoding alpha-L-rhamnosidase N-terminal domain-containing protein: MVKESWRAKWIWAPEVALDNNVYVEARKAFLIQNSVDHAKLRVSANQSYKIYINGAEVGRGPAPADMAWISYDTYDVSHHLQDGMNVIAVIAHNFGNDKIVTGQLQGPGGMICQLDVYETDMQSGNGSEVRVIASGTDWRCRRSPRWRPEVSRLHYWGGYREIIDVSKEDGWEQADYDDSSWPYAVSVEEAEQTGGIWPRLMPREIPFLKETLVQPIAIVSAESYKGAIKAPDAPLSKKEREGAEFVVMDASVPGSIPQITYDFGAEIVGYPELVVFAEEGGVLQLFYGESLELALMDTFLLRKGSNILTPFGRRAFRYLKVAAMGTPVPIEMRSLQVRFVHYPYVNGGIFRCSDERLNRIWETGRYTTIVNSQNHFEDCPYREGALWIADSVVMAKVVYQTFNDPALVRKSLLQAARIQNADGSIPGTGPQHNPFLLPDFCAHWLFGVWEYYKYTKDTDFLMEIWPYVIRLTGWFADQEDEAGLFADANREGWWCFIDWSDDIERKDRVTAVSCFYYKFLVTAALMAKELSETALQEAFREKAARLRESIRQLLQVPGTTLFADCLTDAGLSASITAQTNFAAAWSGIMNEEEVKSFVMDYYLQEKLPRIRGAFFYHIVLETLFRYGFTDVAVSQIRDYWGSMLDRGATTWWETFDPSLPFVTIPSPYLGHTPTYLQDAIPVSLCHGWGASPTYLLSRELLGVDVSEAGIGAVILQPSFVEGVDWAEGIIPTKHGEIKAEWKKDENGSVKYRASLPAGVSWQTSGLAGIAVVSDKDRVHITGTGTRQEEVSIHT; this comes from the coding sequence ATGGTAAAAGAAAGCTGGAGGGCCAAATGGATCTGGGCACCAGAAGTTGCTCTAGATAACAATGTGTATGTGGAGGCTCGCAAGGCTTTTCTTATTCAGAATTCAGTTGATCACGCCAAGCTGAGAGTCTCTGCTAACCAGTCCTATAAGATTTATATAAATGGCGCTGAGGTAGGGAGAGGGCCTGCACCTGCGGATATGGCCTGGATTTCATATGATACGTATGACGTATCTCATCATTTGCAAGATGGGATGAATGTCATTGCAGTTATTGCTCATAATTTTGGGAATGACAAGATTGTAACCGGTCAGCTGCAGGGGCCGGGGGGAATGATTTGTCAGTTGGATGTGTATGAGACAGATATGCAAAGTGGGAATGGGAGTGAGGTGCGGGTAATTGCAAGCGGTACAGACTGGAGGTGTAGACGTTCGCCGCGGTGGAGACCGGAAGTGAGCCGTCTTCATTACTGGGGCGGATACCGGGAAATCATTGATGTTTCCAAGGAAGATGGCTGGGAGCAAGCCGACTACGACGATTCCTCATGGCCCTATGCTGTATCTGTCGAGGAAGCGGAGCAAACGGGGGGCATATGGCCTCGTTTAATGCCTCGCGAAATTCCTTTTCTAAAGGAGACGCTTGTACAACCGATTGCAATCGTTTCCGCGGAGTCTTATAAAGGAGCTATAAAGGCGCCAGACGCTCCTTTGTCAAAGAAGGAGCGGGAAGGCGCGGAGTTTGTTGTGATGGATGCCTCGGTGCCGGGATCTATTCCGCAAATCACCTATGACTTCGGAGCTGAAATCGTCGGCTATCCAGAGCTGGTGGTGTTTGCAGAGGAGGGTGGTGTCCTTCAGCTATTTTATGGAGAATCGCTGGAGTTAGCGCTGATGGATACTTTCTTGCTGCGCAAGGGAAGCAATATACTTACACCATTTGGAAGACGGGCATTTCGCTATTTGAAGGTAGCTGCAATGGGGACGCCTGTCCCAATTGAAATGAGGAGCCTGCAAGTCAGGTTCGTTCATTATCCTTATGTTAATGGAGGGATTTTCCGCTGCAGCGATGAGCGGCTGAACCGGATTTGGGAGACCGGTCGGTATACGACAATCGTTAACAGCCAAAATCATTTTGAAGATTGTCCATACCGTGAGGGTGCATTATGGATCGCTGATTCGGTTGTTATGGCAAAGGTAGTCTATCAAACCTTTAATGACCCTGCTCTTGTCCGCAAATCATTATTGCAAGCTGCGCGAATTCAGAATGCCGATGGTTCAATACCAGGCACAGGTCCACAGCATAATCCATTTTTGCTGCCAGATTTTTGCGCCCACTGGCTCTTCGGTGTGTGGGAGTATTACAAATATACGAAAGACACAGATTTCCTTATGGAGATATGGCCTTATGTGATTAGACTCACTGGCTGGTTCGCTGATCAGGAGGATGAAGCGGGACTGTTCGCAGATGCGAATCGAGAAGGCTGGTGGTGCTTCATCGATTGGTCGGATGATATTGAACGAAAGGATCGCGTAACAGCAGTTTCTTGCTTCTATTATAAGTTTCTAGTTACCGCAGCCTTAATGGCTAAGGAACTGAGTGAAACAGCGCTGCAAGAGGCTTTTCGGGAAAAGGCGGCTAGGCTGCGCGAATCTATTCGACAATTGCTCCAAGTTCCAGGTACAACTTTATTTGCAGACTGTCTAACTGATGCAGGCTTATCGGCAAGCATAACCGCACAGACGAATTTCGCTGCGGCGTGGTCAGGGATTATGAATGAGGAAGAAGTGAAATCGTTCGTAATGGACTATTATTTGCAGGAGAAATTACCTCGAATCCGGGGGGCTTTCTTCTACCATATCGTATTGGAAACTTTATTCCGTTATGGCTTTACAGATGTAGCGGTTTCGCAGATCCGTGACTATTGGGGTTCAATGCTCGATAGGGGGGCTACGACCTGGTGGGAGACATTTGATCCTTCCCTTCCATTCGTTACGATCCCAAGCCCTTATCTGGGCCACACCCCAACCTACTTGCAGGACGCCATCCCTGTTAGCCTTTGTCACGGCTGGGGGGCATCGCCTACTTATTTATTGAGCAGGGAGCTGCTTGGAGTTGATGTGTCCGAAGCTGGTATTGGAGCAGTTATTTTGCAGCCGTCTTTTGTAGAAGGAGTAGATTGGGCCGAGGGGATCATCCCGACTAAGCACGGTGAGATTAAGGCTGAATGGAAAAAGGATGAAAATGGAAGCGTTAAGTATCGAGCCTCCTTGCCAGCGGGGGTTTCCTGGCAGACATCGGGGCTAGCAGGGATTGCGGTAGTATCGGATAAAGACAGAGTCCATATCACCGGTACGGGTACGCGGCAGGAAGAAGTAAGCATCCACACGTAA
- a CDS encoding carbohydrate ABC transporter permease, translating to MNASQETKSAAVGLAKRKKSQLFKGNPKINQAIIIVLLGLLVVLMLVPIVFMLVSSLKSNSQILGNFWGLPSPARWGNYNEAFYTIWRYIINTVVYAVVASFFVMVLSSISGYIFAKKDFPGKELLFLMILAIMMIPGILTLIPAYVLYENLSLTNTPWVIIIAAAAGGQVFGTFLCRTYMSGLPSELFEAARIDGAAEIRVFLQIVIPLSLPILATLFIMQSVGVYNDYIWPLLTIRDSSLQVIAVGLTIFTKQFGITDIGTQFAAYAISSIPLILIFSFGMKYYIQGMTQGALKM from the coding sequence ATGAATGCCAGTCAGGAAACAAAATCTGCAGCCGTTGGTTTAGCCAAACGCAAGAAGAGTCAACTATTCAAAGGAAATCCAAAAATTAATCAAGCGATCATTATCGTATTGCTTGGATTGCTCGTTGTCCTGATGCTTGTTCCGATTGTATTCATGCTTGTTAGCTCACTAAAGAGTAATTCGCAAATTTTAGGCAACTTCTGGGGGCTTCCTTCGCCAGCTAGATGGGGGAATTATAACGAAGCTTTTTATACCATTTGGCGTTATATCATCAATACCGTTGTCTATGCAGTTGTCGCGAGCTTTTTCGTTATGGTGCTATCCTCAATATCAGGCTATATATTCGCGAAAAAAGATTTTCCGGGCAAAGAGCTTCTCTTTCTTATGATTCTTGCCATTATGATGATTCCTGGTATTTTGACTCTAATTCCAGCTTATGTGCTCTATGAAAACTTGAGTCTGACCAACACGCCGTGGGTCATTATTATTGCTGCTGCTGCCGGCGGCCAAGTGTTCGGTACGTTTCTCTGCCGCACCTATATGTCTGGACTTCCTAGTGAATTATTTGAAGCAGCACGCATTGATGGAGCAGCAGAGATTCGTGTGTTTTTACAAATCGTAATTCCGCTCTCGCTGCCCATTCTAGCTACCTTGTTTATCATGCAATCCGTAGGTGTCTACAATGATTATATTTGGCCGCTGCTTACGATTCGGGACAGCAGTCTTCAGGTCATAGCGGTAGGGTTAACTATTTTCACGAAGCAGTTCGGAATTACGGATATAGGAACTCAGTTCGCCGCGTATGCAATCTCATCAATACCGCTAATTTTGATCTTCTCCTTCGGCATGAAATATTATATTCAAGGCATGACACAGGGCGCTTTGAAAATGTGA
- a CDS encoding ABC transporter permease subunit, producing MRRNIWMFLALILLLGAIPQAASAKDSWSIEGAGNITSISVAQDGTNLAIGTYGSKAYVYDMEGNQQFSAEAGNVVTAVQLLADGTLLFSSDDRHLYAYDKEGVLLWDMDLKKQIKSMSASQDGSVLALVVQRSSELLLMDAVTGQQTGAIPIGTTMKAVKVSSDGQWVAVATSDQYTFLLDADGKTFYKYGAGDQIQGVSVSDDGDVAIGTKSSEVELIDQDGKLMRKLLTKDIVTDVSFSKDGESIAVSDLSGFFYIFDRNGKKLWESKVNGEGREVEFDHDGMTLFAGTGDGIILKHDVSSVVKEAKGKANRKMLLWALGSMAALAGLLFLLFYMKKKQRLGIFRLIWQAKWIYLGLAPTFILLFMFQYYPAFSGLVHSFYDWQPGGRTTFIGLANFERMIHDPYVTKGLGNLGLLIVTGLIKTLIPPLIAAELIYHLRSKKLQYGFRTAFTISMVIPAVAVLLIWQNFYDPNVGLFNNFLELIGLGSWAHGWLGDPNTALWSLIFIGFPFIGILQLLVFYAGLLSISGELIESAKIDGATLPRIIRSIHLPLLAGQFKFLIILALIGIIQDFNGIMIVTGGGPMDSTYVPALQMYYAATKFNDLGYASALGVSMFVVVLAITIVNMKFIKTSND from the coding sequence ATGAGAAGAAATATATGGATGTTTTTAGCGCTGATATTGCTGCTAGGGGCTATCCCGCAGGCCGCTTCTGCTAAAGACAGCTGGTCCATCGAAGGAGCAGGGAATATCACCTCGATCTCCGTAGCTCAGGATGGCACCAACTTGGCAATTGGAACCTATGGCAGCAAAGCGTATGTTTATGACATGGAAGGAAATCAACAATTTAGTGCGGAAGCTGGCAATGTGGTTACCGCTGTCCAACTGCTTGCTGACGGAACGCTGCTTTTTTCCTCGGATGATCGTCATTTGTATGCGTACGACAAGGAAGGCGTTCTGCTGTGGGATATGGATTTGAAAAAACAAATTAAGAGTATGTCTGCTTCACAAGATGGTTCGGTGCTTGCTCTAGTTGTCCAACGTAGCAGCGAGCTTCTGCTCATGGACGCCGTTACCGGGCAACAGACGGGCGCAATTCCGATTGGTACAACAATGAAAGCCGTTAAGGTATCCTCTGATGGACAATGGGTTGCCGTCGCCACGAGTGATCAATACACTTTTCTACTGGATGCTGACGGGAAAACTTTTTATAAGTACGGTGCTGGGGACCAAATTCAAGGTGTTTCCGTATCCGATGATGGTGATGTAGCTATCGGCACGAAGTCGAGCGAAGTAGAGTTAATTGATCAAGACGGAAAATTGATGAGAAAGCTCCTGACTAAGGACATCGTTACGGATGTCAGCTTTTCTAAAGACGGTGAAAGTATAGCTGTCTCAGATTTATCCGGTTTTTTCTATATTTTCGATCGTAATGGCAAGAAGCTTTGGGAAAGCAAGGTAAATGGGGAAGGCCGTGAGGTTGAGTTCGATCATGATGGGATGACGCTGTTTGCAGGAACAGGAGACGGCATCATACTCAAACACGATGTAAGCAGTGTGGTTAAAGAAGCAAAGGGCAAGGCGAATAGAAAAATGCTTTTGTGGGCGCTTGGATCGATGGCAGCATTGGCAGGCTTGCTGTTTCTTCTATTCTATATGAAGAAGAAACAACGTCTTGGAATTTTTCGATTGATATGGCAAGCCAAGTGGATTTATCTTGGCCTTGCACCAACATTTATTTTGTTATTTATGTTTCAGTACTATCCAGCATTTTCAGGACTCGTTCATTCCTTCTACGACTGGCAGCCAGGCGGAAGGACAACTTTTATCGGGTTAGCCAACTTCGAACGCATGATCCATGATCCGTACGTAACAAAGGGGCTTGGTAATTTAGGGCTGCTTATCGTAACGGGACTGATTAAAACACTAATTCCTCCGCTCATAGCTGCGGAGTTAATTTATCATTTGCGCAGTAAGAAGCTGCAATATGGTTTCCGGACTGCATTCACCATCTCTATGGTTATTCCTGCTGTTGCGGTTTTATTAATATGGCAAAATTTTTATGATCCTAACGTTGGTTTGTTTAATAATTTCTTGGAATTAATCGGACTTGGCTCATGGGCGCATGGCTGGCTAGGAGATCCGAATACCGCATTGTGGTCACTCATTTTCATTGGGTTTCCATTTATAGGAATACTTCAATTGCTCGTTTTTTATGCAGGCCTGCTGTCGATCTCGGGAGAGCTGATAGAGTCAGCGAAAATAGATGGAGCAACCTTGCCGCGCATTATTCGATCCATTCATCTGCCGCTTCTCGCGGGTCAGTTCAAATTTTTAATTATTTTAGCACTAATTGGCATTATTCAAGACTTTAACGGCATTATGATTGTAACTGGCGGCGGGCCAATGGATTCCACTTACGTTCCCGCATTGCAAATGTACTATGCCGCGACCAAATTTAATGATCTTGGCTATGCTTCAGCGCTCGGTGTAAGCATGTTCGTAGTTGTTCTTGCCATTACTATCGTCAACATGAAATTCATTAAAACGTCGAATGATTAA
- a CDS encoding GntR family transcriptional regulator — translation MDTEKTDKTPMYQYIMNDIKRRIAAGELKPNDPLPTQIELAKEYNTSEITSRRALSELVQEGFVNRIRGKGSFVQEGSASAGTKTTRVIYFAHRNHEVNLFNHPFFTDMFDGIKQVCEEEGVAFYIWNMGENYELPDDPNAGIILLTSKDAFDLTQLTVWREENRRIVTVHFYYPHLGIPYVIVDNLTGGYLATQHLISLKHKRIGVILTGSSILNLNQEFSLRLQGYRLALSQHQIPFDSDLIAVMDGDNERVEMGDEGFRSLMALPDPPTAVFATSDHKAIGAINAARSLGLRIPEDISIMGFDDVKISEYLYPRLSTINQNTRKLGERAAEILLYDLKDGEHRLVKEEIVPTLVLRDSTALVSSAYKEK, via the coding sequence GTGGATACGGAAAAAACGGACAAAACTCCGATGTACCAATATATAATGAATGATATTAAACGTAGAATTGCAGCAGGAGAACTTAAACCGAATGATCCTCTTCCTACTCAAATTGAGTTAGCCAAAGAGTATAATACGAGTGAAATTACTTCCAGAAGAGCTCTTTCCGAGCTCGTTCAGGAAGGCTTTGTCAACCGAATTCGCGGAAAAGGCAGCTTCGTTCAAGAAGGCTCTGCATCCGCTGGAACTAAGACTACGCGAGTGATCTACTTTGCGCATCGCAACCATGAAGTGAATTTATTCAATCACCCGTTTTTTACAGATATGTTTGATGGGATTAAACAAGTATGTGAGGAGGAAGGCGTTGCCTTCTACATATGGAATATGGGCGAAAACTATGAGCTTCCTGATGATCCGAATGCGGGCATTATTTTGCTAACCTCGAAGGATGCGTTCGATCTGACACAGCTCACAGTCTGGCGGGAGGAGAATCGGCGCATCGTAACGGTTCACTTTTATTATCCGCATTTAGGCATTCCCTATGTGATCGTGGATAACCTTACTGGAGGGTATTTAGCCACTCAGCATCTGATTTCTCTGAAACACAAGCGCATTGGAGTGATATTGACTGGAAGCTCGATCTTGAATTTGAATCAAGAATTCTCTCTTAGGCTGCAGGGGTATCGTCTGGCTTTGTCACAGCATCAGATTCCGTTTGATTCCGATCTTATTGCTGTCATGGACGGCGATAATGAACGAGTGGAGATGGGAGATGAGGGCTTTAGAAGTTTAATGGCTCTACCGGATCCACCGACTGCAGTCTTTGCTACAAGTGATCATAAGGCAATAGGCGCAATAAATGCAGCGAGAAGTCTTGGTCTCAGAATCCCTGAGGATATTAGTATTATGGGCTTTGACGATGTGAAAATTAGTGAATATTTGTATCCTAGATTGTCTACGATTAACCAGAATACGAGGAAGCTGGGTGAGCGGGCAGCTGAGATTCTCTTGTACGATCTAAAAGATGGCGAGCATAGGCTGGTCAAGGAAGAAATCGTACCAACGCTGGTATTAAGAGACAGCACAGCTCTCGTATCTTCTGCTTATAAAGAGAAATAA